The Oncorhynchus mykiss isolate Arlee chromosome 5, USDA_OmykA_1.1, whole genome shotgun sequence DNA window GTTCTCGTTCCAGTGGCTGTAGACGATGAGGCCGACCACGATGAGCAGGAAACAGCCCAGCATGGGGAAGAGGATGGTGAAGAACATGGCAATATTACTCCACCCCTCTTCATTCTCAACCACtgacagagcgaaagagagaaataTGTTAGGATGGATAGAAAAGGTAAACAATTGAGGTGACAAGAGTGACAAGGAGCACTAAGTCCTGGAAACAGAGCGGCCCATAGGTGGCCGTTCTGGTTTGATGTACAATTACACCCCCCTGGACAGCTTGACGTACAATTGCACCCCCTGGACAGCTTGACGTAtaattacaccccctggacaggacgctagtctatcgcAGGCAAGGGCATCTCCAATCCATCTCCTTATTGCTGAGTGACAAGCAGAAAGGCATTTTTTGGTATGATCGGGGATCGAACccccaaccttccaatctcagggcagACACTAACCATAAGGCCACTGAGATGGTTAAGGAGCCCTAATAGTTTAACCTAATAATTTGATAGTATGCATTTGTAGTTTAGCTTTTCATCAAGAATAACTATGTTACCCAAATAGGGTAACGCCAATGAATGTGTATGTTCTTCTGTTTGTGTGAGAGGGGTAGCGATCCTTACGCCTTAGTAGGTCTATGTTATGTACACTGGGTAGAGGGATCTCATCTGACGGTGTTACGTCTCACTACGTAACACCGTCAGCTGGTACAGTCTCAGGGAGATCACATCGTGATTGTCTGTGAGGAACATAATGTTTCTATCATTCAAGGCAAACTGCAGCAAAAACACCTCcaatgaaaaaaaaatacaataaaatatccACAGAAATGACTATATTATAATTCTATGTGTAATTCTATGCAAATATCTTCGTTTCCTATTAGACTACATGCCCTCCGAATTTCACTTATGTAtcacattgtcacgccctggccttagttatctttgttttctttattattttggttaggtcagggtgtgacatgggggattaaTGTGtttgtctggtctaggggttttgtatgtttatggggtatgtttcctctctaggtagttttgtatgtctatggttgcctagattggttctcaattagaggcagctgtctgtcgttgtctctgattgggaaccatatttaggtagccatgttctttgggtgtTTTTTGGgtgattgtcttctgtctttgtgtcattgcaccagataggactgtttcggttttcacttttgttgttttgtattttgtagtgttctcgtttatcgtcgatattaaagatgttgaacactaaccacgctgcattttggtcctcctctccttcccaggaagaaaaccgctACACACATGAATTTAATTCTGGGCAGTGTGGTCATAATGAGTTAATACAGTTTATCATGATAATAATCTGGGATGGCCACATCTAACTGGAAATTAGACACCTCAATGAAACACCATCAAGTAGGCAATAAATTAAAACTAGGTGATAATTCATAGGCAATAAAACAGTTCATGTAAATGCCATTTCATTAACACTACTATGTCAATCACAGTAGAGGAGAGTACTACCAGAGAGATCTCCTGTGATGGCAGAGGATCCAAAGTAGTAGTCCTGAGGCAACCGCACCCCCGGTATGTCCAGACAGTCTCTCCATCCATGTCAATCATAATCTAGTGGAGACAGAAATTGGGAGTATGCTCAACAGGGTATGCCAAGGCACTACCTAGTACAGTCAAGGCATAATATACTTGACATGTGTGTTGAAACAATTCACTTCAACATAACTGTTTTCTCAGACTCCAGAGTGACCCAATAGGCATCTCGGATTACATCATTATTTACATAGTTATTACACAATAACTTGGATAGTGATATTTGTTGAGCCTTtaaaatgagtgtgtgtgtattctcaccGTGGGCCGCGGACGTATCTGATGAAGATGAAAGTGTTGTGATTGTGGTTGCGCAGCATGGCGGTGCAGACACCATCGCCAACACAAAGGGGTAGATCCTCTGTTGGAAGGTGTGAAAAAATAAAGGAGTGAGTCACAGAaaacagtgagagagaaggagaacaggTCAAAGATACAGCagtcacaacaatacaatacTGCTGGTACAATTGACCTTTTCCTTTGCCTGATCCCCTAGTCATTCAAATGCTAATTATACACAAGGTGCAAAGAATTGTTACTGGGTAATAAACAACAACATGGGGCAGAAAGCTCATTAGGGGTTGATGGGAGTGGCTAAGGAGAGGGGTATGGGGGGCTTTTGGTATGGGTGGTCCAAACATTGGGTACCTGTGTGCGTGTGGTGTACCTCATCTTCTGCGCCTGTCTCCATAGGGATGCACAAAACAGAGGAGCACAACACAAGGCCCTTTACACAGGTCTGTGAGCCCTGCCCAAGCAAGCGTTCCAACAAAACCTCATAAATATTCCACTGtattggcttgcttgtatgacgcAAGTCTGTATTGAGGTGGGAGGTGTTGGGTGTCAGTTGTCTAAAAGCCCCTCTCGGAGCACAGGAAGATCAGGACATGTTAATCCAGATTTGACAGGATATGACACATAAATAAACGCCCCTGCCAGACAGTAGAATGAGTGGGAAAAAAACAGGAAGTAGTTGAGATAAAAGTCCTATTATATAATGTGACATAACATGGAACAGTACTGTAGCTACTCCTACACTCCACAGAAACACATAGAAGAGGCTAGCAGATATATGCACATACCTCTAGGTGTTTTTCCTCATTGGGGTACGTATCCACCAACACACCCAGCCCTGTGAAGAGGTCCTGGTTTCCAAACACAGGACCGACACAACAACATAAATGCATTTATACAGTTGCATTGCACCTACGCTATGATATTTCTGTTGGAACTACATTGTTGGGACAGTATCTTCCTGCATGCGCTCCTTGGTGTACCAAATTGCCAGTACATCCCCATTAAGATGATTCATTCCTTGGCTATGAATCTTAAAGTGCACTTGTAACTCCAAGGCCCTTaggtgacacacaaacacacatagataTGACAATTTAGACAAAGCCATGCAAAATGTGATATGCATAGAGAGAATAAGTATCATTTATGTAGACATAATAACAGTGTGCAGTGTTCTAAAGGCTACTCACAATGcggctccacactgccctctgctTGCTCTGCATGTCAGATGTGAGGCGCACCTGCTCTGTGGTTACCATGGCGTCGCCCATCAATTCCTAATGGGAAGAGCTGGAGGAAcccacacatgaacacacaaactagaggtcgaccgattaatcggaatggccaattaattagggccaatttcaagttttcataacaatcggaaatcggtatttgtgggcgccgattttgccgatttaaaaaaatatatatatattttttatacctttatttaactaggcaagtcagttaagaacacattcttattttcaatgactgcctaggaacggtgggttaactgccttgttcaggggcagaacaacagattttcaccttctcagcttgggggatacaatcttgcaaccttacagttaactagtccaatgatctaatcacctgcctctcattgcactccacgaggagcctgcctgttatatgaatgcagtagaagccaaggtaagttgctagctagcattaaacttatcttataaaaaacaatcaatcataatcactagttataactacacatggttgatgatattactagtttatctagcgtgtcctgcgttgcatataatcgatgcaacgctgggggatgatttaacaagaGAGCGTTtgtgaaaataataaaaaatatatataaaaaaaattggccgattaataattggcatcagctttttttggtcctccaataatcggtatcggcgttgaaaaatcataatcggtcgacctctgacataaactcaacaaaaatagaaacatccccttttcaggaccctgtctttcaaagataattcgtaaaaatcttcATTGTGAAGGATTTAAACATTGCTTCCcgtgcttgttcaatgacccataaacaattaaATGAACACGCACCTGtagaacggtcattaagacactaacagcttaggcGATTTAagttcacagttatgaaaacttaggacactaaagaggcctttctactgactctgaaaaacaccaaaagaaagatgcccagggtctctgCTGATCTGCGAGAACGTgccttaagcatgctgcaaggaggcatgaggactgcagatgtggccagggcaatagaTTGCAATGTCCATAATGttagacgcctaagacagcgctacagagacaggacggacagctgatcgtcctcgcagtggcagaccacgtgtaacaacacctgcccaggatcggtacatccgaacatcacacctgtgggacaggtataggatggcaacaacaactgcccgagttacaccagaaatgcacaatccctccatcagtgctcagacattccgcaataggctgagagaggctggcctgggggcttgtaggcctgttgtaaggcaggtcgtCACCAGACaacaccggcaacaacatcagccttgtctcaggatggtaggttggtggttgaagatatccctctagtcctctagtggtgtgggggctgtgctttggcaaagtgggtggggttatatccttcctgtttggccctgtctgggggtgtcctcggatggggccacagtgtctcctgacccctcctgtctcagcctccagtatttatgctgcagtagtttatgtgtcggggggctagggtcagtttgttatatctggagtactcctcctgtcctattcggtgtcctgtgtgaatcgaagtgtgcgttctctaattctctccttctttctctctctcggaggacctgagccctaggaccatgccccaggactacctgacatgatgactccttgctgtccccagtccacctggccgtgctgctgctccagtttcaactgttctgccttattattattcgaccatgctggtcatttatgaacatttgaacatcttggccatgttctgttataatctccacccggcacagccagaagaggactggccaccccacatatgctctctctaattttctctttctttctctctctctgaggacctgagccctaggaccatgccccaggactacctgacatgatgactccttgctgtccccagtccacctgaccgtgctgctgctccagtttcaactgttctgccttattattattcgaccatgatGGTCatgtatgaacatttgaacatcttggccatgttctgttataatctccacccggcacacttcctaggttttggcctttctagggagtttttcctagccaccgtgcttctacacctgcattgcttgctgtttggggttttaggctgggtttctgtacagcactttgagatatcagctgatcaaatcaaatcaaatttatttatatagcccttcgtacatcagctgatatctgatgtacgaagggctatataaatacatttgatttgatttgatcacctatgggcacatggaccagacaggactggcaaaaagtgctcttcactgacaagtcgcggttttgtctcaccaggggtgatggtcggatttgcgtttattgtcgaaggaatgagcattacaccggggcctgtactctggagcgggatagatttggaggtggagggttcgtcatggtctggggcagtgtgccacagcatcatcagactgagcttttTGTcaatgcaggcaatctcaacgctgtgcgttacagcgaagacatcctccttccacatgtggtacccttcctgcaagctcatcctgacatgacaatgccaccagccatacttctcgttctgtgcatgatttcctgtaagacaggaatgtcagtgttttgccatggccagcgaagagcccggatctcaatctcattgagcacgtctgggacctgttggataggagggtgagggctagggccattccccacagaaatgtccgggaacttgcaggtgccttagtggaagagtggggtaacatctcacagaacgaacagtccatgaggaggagatgcactgcagtacttaatacagctggtggccacaccagatactgactgttacttttgattttgaccccccctttgttcagggagacattattccatttctgttagtcacctgtctgtggaacttgttcagtttatgtctcagttgttgaatcttatgttcacacaaatatttacatatgttaagttagctgaaaataaacacagttgacattgAGAGGACGTTTATATAAAACAAGCCTATTCACTATAGATAGAAATATACTTTTGATGTAGTGGGAGGAAAGTATTAATCTTATGACCAACATTTAACAGTCAGTATAACATTGTTGCAATGTCGCATGCACAATTATATTTTGATTAATGCTTGCATATTTGGTTGTGACCTTTGCAAATTCACTATTTTGGAAGCAGCAGGTGTTTACTACAATGCTAACGCTCATTAATATAAACTGTAGCAAAAGCTTGTCAAATAGCAATTTTACTGGCTGAAGTGTTTTAAGTATAACGTTAATTCAGTTGATTTGCGATGATGACATGAACATTATATTTAGCAGGAAATTCATACAAGGTTTACAAACCAACTATAATCCCAAAGTAGTGTGAAATTCACGTATAATCAATATGTAAGTAGAGGCGTTTTTTGCTGGCGCGCAATAAGAACTCCCCCTTGGTCTGCCACCAACTTGCCTACATCGCCCTCGAGTCGTGTGGCAATTtttgcaaacacagaaaggggtcTATAATAACCGTTGATCCTGCACAATTTAGCTACCTTGATAGAGCTTTGACAATGAATGCTCCCTTTTCAGAAACTCCTCCATTTCATATTGCCCATCTTCAGCAAAAGATCGACCTGCTGCAATAAAGAAGAAACACAAAAGTCCAATATAATTTTAGCGCCATAGTCTGACGAATCAAAGTATCTGGCAGTTCTTGTTTATCATGGCGGCCATCATCGTTTGCGACTCCACTCATTCAACCAAAGATGTTCTACTTCAACCACGTTATTATTCTTCTTCGATTAGGTTTAATGgcagttggcatccaataaatgtttcattaccgccacctactagactggagtacaactccctcattcttttgttaaaaaaatttataaataaacaaatactCTACCATCTAACACTACAATCACACAAAAAAATAGCACCACCCTAAACCACTATTTAAATCTATTTAGTCCTACCTCAAGTCAACAACCTGAAAGGATGTGACACCACGACTTAACACACCCTGTACCTCTTCTGATGTCAAATCtcgcacacccaaatacctctcggcagctgccaccacaacctcaattttcTGCGACTTacattccatccctgcagtacagttgataaccattgctataaatgcaaTAAATCCAATAttactgaaacatatatcacTTCTTGGCCTATCCCTCTATACTGTACaaatctactactcacaccactcctctcaggacccatggacccatcttcctctactttcttcactgcctcagcatatgactacttctgcactactctaaccctggaaacctcaacctgcctctctcacacgGGACATTTCTCATGCCTTTctacacacttctcacacctaggaacgtCCCTCCGAAACAGTGCTACCACATGCCCATAAgtttgacacctgtaacaacgtaaCGTATTCGGTACAAAATCTCGTACAGGATAACTTATGCATCCTAACATTtttgcatttgtatttattatagatccccagcaaaattaaggcactttatacaatttaaaaaacatcaATACATTCATAGACTGTGTGCCATCAGGTCCcgactccaccactaccacatacagttgaagtcggaagtttacatacaccttagtcaaatacatttaacctcagtttttcacaattcctgacatttaatcatagtaaaaattccatgtcttaggtcagttagtatcagCACTTTGTTTTaagtatgtgaaatgtcagaataatagtagagggatgatttatttcagctttaatttctttcatcacattcccagtgggtcagaagtttacatacactcaattaatcaCTCAATTCGTttatggtagcattgcctttaaattgtttaacttgtgtcaaatgttttgggtagccttccacaagcttccaacaataggtttggtgaattttggcccattcctcctgacagagctggtgtaactgagtcagatttgtataggcctccttgctcgcacaggctttttcagttctgcccacacattttctataggattaaggtcagggctttgtgatggccactccaataccttgactttgttgtccttaagccattttgccacaactttggaagtatgcttggggtcattgtctatttggaagaccaatttgagaccaagctttaacttcctgactgatgtcttgagatgttgcttcaatatattcacaattttccatcctcatgatgccatctattttgtgaagtgcaccagtccctcctgcagcaaagcacccccacaacatgatgctgccatccccgtgcttcatggttgggatggtgttcttcagcttgcaagcctcccccttttcctccaaacacaacgatggtcattatggccaaacagttctatttttgtttcatcagaccagaggacatttctccaaaaagtatgatctttgtcgccatgtgcagttgcaaaccgtagtctggcttttttatggtggttttggagcagtggcttcctccttgcttagtggcctttcaggttatgtcaatataggactcgtttttactgtggatatagatacctttgtacctgttcctccagcatcttcacaaggtcctttgctgttgttctgggattgatttgcacttttcacaccaaagtacgttcatttctaggagacagaacatgtcaccttcctgagcggtatgacaactgcatggtcccatggtgtttatacttgcgtactattgtttgtacagatgaacgtggaaccttcaggcatttggaaattgctcccaagaatgaaccagacttgtggaggtctacaattatttttctgaggtattggctgattttcccatgatgtcaagcaaagaggcactgagtttgaaggtaggccttgaaatatatccacaggtacacctccaattgactcaaattatgtcaattagcctatcagaagcttctaaagccatgacataattttctggaattttccaagctgtttgaaggcacagtcaacttagtgtatgtaaacttctgacccactggaattgtgatacagtgaattataagtgaaataatctgtctgtaaacaattgttagaaaaattacttgtgtcatgcacaaagtagtcctaactgacttgccaaaactatagtttgttaacaagaaatttgtggtggttgaaaaacaagttttaatgactccaacctaactaagtgtatgtaaacatccgacttcaactgtatatacagcacaaaatccatgtgtacgtgtgtgtatagtgtgtatgccatcgtgtgtgtgtgtatgcatgtgtctctgcctatgtttgtgttgcttcctAGTCCCCGGtgttttttaatttgttttttaaatcaaattttactgcttgcatgtgttacttgatgtggaatagagttccatgtcatggctctatgtagtactgtgcaccttccatagtctgttctggatttggggactgtgaagagacctcttgttgcatgtcttgtggggtatgcatgggtgtccgagctgtgcgccagtggttaaaacagacagcttggtgcattcaacatctCAATACCTCTCAGAaatacaagcagtgatgaagtcaatctctcctccactttgagccaggaaagattgacatgcatattattacttaggtctctgtgtacatccaagggccagccatgctgccctgttctgaaccaattgcaattttccgaagtccttttttgtggcacctgaccacacgactgaacagtagtcaaggtgcgagaaaactagggcctgtaggacctgccttgttgatagtgctgtgaAGAAGGTAAAACAGCGCTTTAGCatggacatacttctccccattttagccactgttgtatcaatatgttttgaccatgaacgtttacaatccagggttactccaagcagtttagtcacctcaacttgctaaattttcacattatttattacaagatttagttgaggtttagtgaatggTTTATccaaaatacaatgcttttagttttataaatatttaggactaacttattccttgccacccactttGAAACTAAATGCAattctttgttaagtgttgcagtcatttcagtcgctgtagtagctaatatacagtgccatgcgaaagtattcggcccccttgaactttgcgaccttttgccacatttcaggcttcaaacataaagatataaaactgtatttttttgtgaagaatcaacaacaagtgggacacaatcatgaagtggaacgacatttattggatatttcaaacttttttaacaaatcaaaaactgaaaaattgggcgtgcaaaattattcagcccctttactttcagtgcagcaaactctctccagaagttcagtgaggatctctgaacgatccaatgttgacctaaatgactaatgatgataaatacaatccacctgtgtgtaatcaagtctacgtataaatgcacctgcactgtgatagtctcagaggtccgttaaaagcgcagagagcatcatgaagaacaaggaacacaccaggcaggtccgagatactgttgtgaagaagtttaaagccggatttggatacaaaaagatttcccaagctttaaacatcccaaggagcactgtgcaagcgataatattgaaatggaaggagtatcagaccactgcaaatctaccaagacctggccgtccctctaaactttcagctcatacaaggagaagactgatcagagatgcagccaagaggcccatgatcactctggatgaactgcagagatctacagctgaggtgggagactctgtccataggacaagaatcagtcgtatattgcacaaatctggcctttatggaagagtggcaagaagaaagacatttcttaaagatatccataaaaagtgttgtttaaagtttgccacaagccacctgggagacacaccaaacatgtggaagaaggtgctctggtcagatgaaaccaaaattgaactttttggcaacaatgcaaaacgttatgtttggcgtaaaagcaacacagctcatcaccatgaacacaccatccccactgtcaaacatggcggtggcagcatcatggtttgggcctgcttttcttcagcagggacagggaagatggttaaaattgatgggaagatggatggagccaaatacaggaccattctggaagaaaacctgatggagtctgcaaaagacctgagactgggacggagatttgtcttccaacaagacaatgatccaaaacataaagcaaaatctacaatggaatggttcaaaaataaacatatccaggtgttagaatagccaagtcaaagtccagacctgaatccaatcgagaatctgtggaaagaactgaaaactgctgttcacaaatgctctccatccaacctcactgagctcgagctgttttgcaaggaggaatgggaaaaaatttcagtctctcgatgtgcaaaactgatagagacataccccaagcgacttacagctgtaatcgcagcaaaaggtggcgctacaaagtattaacttaagggggctgaacaattttgcacgcccaatttttcagtttttgatttgttaaaaaagtttgaaatatccaataaatgtcgttccacttcatgattgtgtcccacttgttgttgattcttcacaaaaaaatacagttttatatctttatgtttgaagcctgaaatgtggcaaaaggtcgcaaagttcaaaggggccgaatactttcgcaaggcactgtatatagtgttgagtcattcacATACTTAGACACTGGCTTTCCTCAAAGCAAGTGGCaattcattagtaaagattgaaaaaagtaatgggCCTCAACAGCTGCCAaagggaattcctgattctacctggattatgttggagaggcttccattaaataacaacctcctgtgttctgttagacagataACTCATTAtccaatatagcagggggtgtaaagccataacacatacagtgccttgcgaaattattcggcccccttgaactttgcgaccttttgccacatttcaggcttcaaacataaagatataaaactgtattttttttgtgaagaatcaacaacaagtgggacacaatcatgaagtggaacgacatttattggatatttcaaacttttttaacaaatcaaaaactgaaaaattgggcgtgcaaaattattcagcccccttaagttaatactttgtagcgccaccttttgctgcgattacagctgtaagtcgcttggggtatgtctctatcagttttgcacatcgagagacattttttcccattcctccttgcaaaacagctcgagctcagtgaggttggatggagagcatttgtgaacagcagttttcagttctttccacagattctcgattggattcaggtctggactttgacttggccattataacacctggatatgtttatttttgaaccattacattgtagattttgctttatgttttggatcattgtcttgttggaagacaaatctccgtcccagtctcatgtcttttgcagactccatcaggtttc harbors:
- the LOC110523579 gene encoding VIP36-like protein isoform X2 gives rise to the protein MGDAMVTTEQVRLTSDMQSKQRAVWSRIDLFTGLGVLVDTYPNEEKHLETGAEDEVHHTHTEDLPLCVGDGVCTAMLRNHNHNTFIFIRYVRGPRL
- the LOC110523579 gene encoding VIP36-like protein isoform X1, giving the protein MGDAMVTTEQVRLTSDMQSKQRAVWSRIDLFTGLGVLVDTYPNEEKHLEAQKMRYTTRTQRIYPFVLAMVSAPPCCATTITTLSSSSDTSAAHDYD